The proteins below are encoded in one region of Amycolatopsis acidiphila:
- a CDS encoding ABC transporter permease, whose translation MNATEVAAPAPREARAPGGRSVFGTVFKARESGIVLALIVLVAFTATQNSRFLSGQSIRDILLGTAILAVLAVGQAIVMITRNIDLSVGSVLGLSAFAVGSLLREHQGLPVIVALLGGLAVGAVCGLLNGVLVRFGQVPALVVTLGTLYAYRGVVYFWAGGQQINADRLPGSFLSFGHESILDIPWLVLIAVIVLVVAGIVLRNYRAGRELYAMGSSPQAAELAGIKVGRNMIAAFVVSGALAGVAGVLFAARFGTIDAAAGTGYELNVVAAAVVGGVAVFGGSGSVWGAGLGALLLTVIGSALAVLDINQFWQQAIVGALILLAIGADRLVAVRVAKALKKRASHV comes from the coding sequence GTGAACGCGACCGAGGTGGCGGCACCCGCGCCGCGCGAGGCGAGGGCACCGGGAGGGCGTTCGGTGTTCGGGACCGTGTTCAAGGCCCGCGAGTCGGGCATCGTGCTCGCGCTCATCGTGCTGGTCGCGTTCACCGCGACGCAGAACTCCCGCTTCCTCTCCGGGCAGAGCATCCGCGACATCCTGCTCGGCACGGCGATCCTCGCGGTGCTGGCCGTCGGGCAGGCGATCGTGATGATCACCCGCAACATCGACCTGTCCGTCGGCTCCGTGCTCGGCCTCTCGGCGTTCGCGGTCGGCTCGCTGCTGCGGGAGCACCAGGGCCTGCCGGTGATCGTGGCGCTGCTGGGCGGGCTCGCCGTCGGCGCGGTCTGCGGGCTGCTCAACGGCGTGCTCGTGCGGTTCGGCCAGGTGCCCGCGCTGGTGGTCACCCTCGGCACGCTCTACGCCTACCGCGGGGTCGTCTACTTCTGGGCCGGCGGCCAGCAGATCAACGCCGACCGGCTGCCCGGCTCGTTCCTGTCCTTCGGGCACGAGTCGATCCTGGACATCCCGTGGCTCGTGCTGATCGCGGTGATCGTGCTCGTCGTGGCCGGGATCGTGCTGCGCAACTACCGCGCCGGGCGCGAGCTGTACGCGATGGGCTCGAGCCCGCAGGCCGCGGAGCTGGCCGGCATCAAGGTCGGCCGCAACATGATCGCCGCGTTCGTCGTCAGCGGCGCCCTCGCCGGGGTCGCCGGCGTGCTGTTCGCCGCGCGGTTCGGCACCATCGACGCCGCCGCGGGCACCGGCTACGAGCTCAACGTGGTCGCGGCCGCCGTGGTCGGCGGGGTCGCGGTGTTCGGCGGCAGTGGCTCGGTGTGGGGCGCGGGCCTCGGCGCGCTGCTGCTGACCGTCATCGGCAGCGCGCTCGCCGTGCTCGACATCAACCAGTTCTGGCAGCAGGCCATCGTCGGCGCGCTGATCCTGCTGGCCATCGGCGCCGACCGGCTCGTCGCGGTCCGGGTCGCGAAAGCACTGAAGAAGAGGGCCTCCCATGTCTGA
- a CDS encoding sugar ABC transporter ATP-binding protein, translating into MERQDRGRVPLLEVSGVTKSFGAVAAVAGVSFPLYPGEAHALVGENGAGKSTIVKMLAGVHRPDSGTLLVDGEPVEFASPADAKAAGIAVIYQEPTLFPDLSVAENIVMGRHPRRSLGMIDRAAIRAEAEQLFARLGVRIDPARPARGLSIADQQIVEIAKALSADARVLIMDEPTAALSLVEVERLFSVARALREEGAAIMFISHRFEEIAQLCQRVTIMRDGRHVSTDPMDELTVEEMVRRMVGRELDALFPKQDVEPGAVVLEVEGLSREGVFRDVSFSVRAGEIVAFAGLVGSGRSEVVQAVFGVDERDSGTVRLGGKRLKANSPRAAMAAGMALVPEDRRQQGLIMDLSIERNVTLPRSRALSKLGFLFGPGERREALRWTQRLRTKYGRLGDTVGTLSGGNQQKVVLAKWLSMAPKVLIVDEPTRGIDVGTKAEVHRLMSALAAEGVAVVMVSSELPEVLGMADRVLVMREGRIVAEIPRAEAGEDSVMFAAMGQGAAA; encoded by the coding sequence ATGGAGCGGCAGGACCGGGGGCGAGTGCCCTTGCTGGAGGTCAGCGGCGTCACGAAGTCGTTCGGCGCGGTGGCCGCCGTCGCCGGAGTCTCGTTCCCGCTCTACCCGGGCGAGGCCCACGCGCTGGTCGGGGAGAACGGCGCGGGCAAGTCGACGATCGTCAAGATGCTCGCCGGTGTCCACCGCCCGGACAGCGGCACGCTGCTGGTCGACGGCGAGCCCGTCGAGTTCGCCTCGCCCGCCGACGCCAAGGCCGCCGGGATCGCGGTCATCTACCAGGAGCCCACGCTGTTCCCCGACCTGTCGGTCGCGGAGAACATCGTGATGGGCAGGCATCCGCGCCGGAGCCTGGGCATGATCGACCGCGCGGCGATCCGCGCCGAGGCCGAGCAGCTGTTCGCCCGGCTCGGGGTGCGGATCGACCCGGCGCGCCCGGCCCGCGGGCTGTCGATCGCCGACCAGCAGATCGTGGAGATCGCCAAGGCACTGTCCGCGGACGCGCGGGTGCTGATCATGGACGAGCCGACCGCGGCGCTGAGCCTCGTCGAGGTCGAGCGGCTGTTCTCGGTCGCGCGGGCGCTGCGCGAAGAGGGCGCGGCCATCATGTTCATCTCCCACCGCTTCGAGGAGATCGCCCAGCTGTGTCAGCGCGTGACGATCATGCGCGACGGCAGGCACGTCTCGACCGACCCGATGGACGAGCTCACCGTCGAGGAGATGGTGCGGCGGATGGTGGGGCGTGAGCTCGACGCGCTGTTCCCGAAACAGGACGTCGAGCCCGGCGCGGTCGTGCTCGAGGTGGAGGGGCTCTCCCGCGAGGGCGTGTTCCGCGACGTCTCGTTCTCGGTACGGGCCGGGGAGATCGTGGCCTTCGCCGGGCTCGTCGGCTCCGGCCGGTCCGAGGTCGTGCAGGCGGTCTTCGGCGTCGACGAGCGCGACTCCGGCACGGTCCGGCTGGGCGGCAAGCGGCTGAAGGCGAACTCCCCGCGCGCGGCCATGGCGGCCGGCATGGCGCTCGTCCCGGAGGACCGGCGCCAGCAAGGACTGATCATGGACCTCTCGATCGAGCGGAACGTGACGCTGCCGCGCTCGCGTGCGCTGTCGAAGCTCGGCTTCCTGTTCGGCCCGGGGGAGCGGCGGGAGGCGCTGCGCTGGACGCAGCGGCTGCGGACCAAGTACGGCCGCCTCGGCGACACGGTCGGCACGCTCTCGGGCGGCAACCAGCAGAAGGTCGTACTCGCGAAGTGGCTCTCGATGGCGCCGAAGGTGCTGATCGTGGACGAGCCGACCCGCGGCATCGACGTCGGCACCAAGGCCGAGGTGCACCGGCTGATGTCGGCGCTGGCGGCCGAGGGTGTCGCGGTGGTGATGGTGTCCTCCGAGCTGCCCGAGGTGCTGGGCATGGCCGACCGCGTGCTCGTGATGCGGGAAGGCCGCATCGTGGCGGAGATCCCGCGCGCCGAGGCCGGCGAGGACTCGGTGATGTTCGCCGCGATGGGACAGGGGGCGGCGGCGTGA
- a CDS encoding LacI family DNA-binding transcriptional regulator, whose amino-acid sequence MTVQGSNETGPAGVRAAGIKDVAAAAGVSLGTVSNVLNRPDRVSPRTRAKVEAAMAELRFVRNESARQLRAGRSRILAYVMLDGSNPFFTDVAAGMEDAADESDLSLFLCNSDNRAERETAYLNRLEQQRVQGILVTPVDPDATTLDETVLRGTPVVIVDRTRDSATHCSVAVDDVHGGEIAVQHLIERGHQRIAFIGSPGTLGQVRDRREGALRALRAAGLSEDHLVDLTTATLTVADGRNAGERLAGLPAPVRPTAAFCANDLIALGLLQTCVSLHLRVPDDLAIVGYDDIDFAAAAAVPLTSVRQPRRQLGHTAAELLLQETTNPDHEHQQVVFTPELVVRVSTHPSS is encoded by the coding sequence ATGACGGTCCAAGGCTCCAACGAGACCGGCCCGGCCGGAGTCCGCGCCGCGGGCATCAAGGACGTGGCCGCCGCCGCGGGCGTCTCGCTCGGCACGGTGTCGAACGTCCTCAACCGGCCCGACCGGGTCAGCCCGCGGACCAGGGCCAAGGTGGAGGCCGCGATGGCCGAGCTGCGGTTCGTGCGCAACGAGTCGGCCCGCCAGCTGCGGGCCGGGCGGAGCCGGATCCTCGCCTACGTGATGCTCGACGGCAGCAACCCGTTCTTCACCGACGTCGCGGCGGGCATGGAGGACGCCGCCGACGAGAGCGACCTGTCGTTGTTCCTGTGCAACAGCGACAACCGGGCCGAACGGGAAACCGCCTACCTGAACAGGCTCGAGCAGCAGCGGGTGCAGGGCATCCTGGTGACCCCGGTGGACCCGGACGCGACGACGCTCGACGAGACGGTGCTGCGGGGCACACCGGTGGTGATCGTCGACCGCACCCGCGACTCGGCCACGCACTGCTCGGTCGCGGTGGACGACGTGCACGGCGGCGAGATCGCGGTGCAGCACCTGATCGAGAGGGGGCACCAGCGGATCGCCTTCATCGGCAGTCCCGGCACACTCGGCCAGGTCCGCGACCGCCGCGAGGGGGCGTTGCGCGCCCTGCGCGCGGCGGGACTGTCCGAAGATCACCTCGTCGACCTCACGACGGCGACCCTCACCGTGGCCGACGGGCGTAACGCCGGCGAGCGGCTGGCCGGGCTCCCGGCGCCGGTCCGGCCGACCGCGGCGTTCTGCGCCAACGACCTGATCGCGCTCGGGCTGCTGCAGACGTGCGTGAGCCTGCACCTGCGGGTGCCCGACGACCTCGCGATCGTCGGCTACGACGACATCGACTTCGCCGCCGCGGCCGCCGTGCCCCTCACCTCGGTCCGGCAGCCGCGACGGCAGCTCGGGCACACCGCGGCGGAGCTGCTGCTGCAGGAGACGACGAACCCCGACCACGAGCACCAGCAGGTGGTGTTCACCCCGGAACTGGTCGTCCGGGTCTCGACGCATCCCTCCTCCTGA
- a CDS encoding ABC transporter permease, with product MAAPLDMSSTEAQPESVVTGMGKAIEGRSLGQIAWLRLKKDKWAMAGGVVVALLILGALASLILNAVGALRPDTYHPDLIDATYGRPVGAFGGISWAHPLGVDPSNGRDLLSRVLVGSQFSLLIAAGSTLVSVLIGVTMGLVAGFAGGWLDSAINWLMNVFLAFPLLLFAIALSGVVQQSAFGLSGNALHVAVLIFVIGFFNWPYIGRIVRGQTLSLREREFVDAARSLGARSGYILRRELLPNLLAPILVYTTLLIPTNILFEAALSFLGVGLHPPTPSWGGMLSDAVSNGSYSADPEYVLVPGLAIFLTVMAFNLLGDGLRDALDPRVR from the coding sequence ATGGCAGCTCCGCTGGACATGTCCTCGACCGAGGCGCAGCCCGAATCCGTCGTCACCGGAATGGGCAAGGCGATCGAAGGCCGTTCGCTCGGGCAGATCGCCTGGTTGCGGCTGAAAAAGGACAAATGGGCAATGGCGGGTGGCGTCGTCGTCGCCCTGCTGATTCTCGGCGCGCTCGCCTCGCTGATCCTCAACGCGGTCGGCGCGCTGCGACCGGACACGTACCACCCGGACCTGATCGACGCGACCTACGGCCGCCCGGTGGGCGCCTTCGGCGGGATCAGCTGGGCCCATCCCCTCGGCGTCGACCCGTCGAACGGGCGTGACCTGCTTTCCCGCGTGCTGGTGGGATCGCAGTTCTCCCTGCTCATCGCCGCGGGCTCCACGCTGGTGTCCGTGCTGATCGGGGTGACCATGGGACTGGTCGCCGGGTTCGCCGGCGGCTGGCTCGACAGCGCGATCAACTGGCTGATGAACGTGTTCCTCGCGTTCCCGCTGCTGCTGTTCGCGATCGCGCTCTCGGGCGTGGTGCAGCAGTCCGCGTTCGGGCTGTCGGGCAACGCGCTGCACGTGGCCGTGCTGATCTTCGTGATCGGGTTCTTCAACTGGCCCTACATCGGCCGCATCGTGCGCGGTCAGACGCTTTCTCTGCGGGAGCGGGAGTTCGTCGACGCCGCGCGCAGCCTCGGCGCCCGCAGCGGCTACATCCTGCGCCGCGAGCTGCTGCCCAACCTCCTCGCCCCGATCTTGGTCTATACCACGCTGCTGATCCCGACGAACATCCTGTTCGAGGCCGCACTGTCGTTCCTCGGCGTCGGCCTGCACCCGCCGACGCCCAGCTGGGGCGGGATGCTCTCGGACGCGGTCAGCAACGGCTCGTACTCTGCCGACCCGGAGTACGTGCTGGTCCCCGGCCTGGCGATCTTCCTGACGGTGATGGCGTTCAACCTGCTCGGTGACGGGTTGCGCGACGCGCTCGACCCACGGGTCAGATAG
- a CDS encoding ABC transporter substrate-binding protein: protein MKRRTMIGMALAMTGLSLVTACGGGSGGSGGGGSAAYNAGNTSVVDASTATGGTLNYGMTNSPDSADPGNMYYAFMWDFSRLYASPLLTYNPAPGADGLKLVPDLATGLGQISDNGLTWTYHIKPGMKLSDGEPITTAQIKYAVERSNFAKDVLANGPSYFAQYLANASGYQGPYKDKSPGGLSSIETPDDTTIVFHLAQPFADFDYLVANPQTAPVPQGKDTGANYQTDPVASGPYMFKPGSFNPNTGFSLVKNPNWKQADSPTVKQYADQINITYNISGDDLDNRLLNGSMDVDAYGTGLQTAARAKVLNNSTQKKNADAAPSGFLWYFPINTQVIPNVDCRKAIEYASDKTLFQNAYGGAEAGGDIASTVLPPSVVGYQPFDLYETAAQPTGDIPKAKDELAKCGQPNGFSFNIAVRGDRPKEVQTAQALQQALQKINIKTDILQYPTGDYGTSYAGSPQFMKDHNIGMNTYGWAADWPEGFGFLSQIADGRAIRAAGNSNMEMLNDPQVNSLLDQAAASTDANTRNGIYAQIDKIMMNQAVILPELYAKSLLYRGPNLTNVFVTEAFGMYDYTQIGKKSS, encoded by the coding sequence ATGAAACGGCGGACGATGATCGGCATGGCGCTGGCCATGACCGGGCTCAGCCTGGTCACGGCCTGCGGTGGCGGAAGCGGCGGAAGCGGCGGCGGCGGGAGCGCGGCGTACAACGCCGGCAACACCTCGGTGGTCGACGCTTCCACCGCGACCGGCGGCACCCTGAACTACGGCATGACCAACTCGCCGGACTCCGCCGACCCCGGCAACATGTACTACGCGTTCATGTGGGACTTCTCGCGGCTGTACGCGAGCCCGCTGCTGACCTACAACCCGGCGCCCGGCGCGGACGGGCTCAAGCTGGTGCCGGACCTCGCGACCGGGCTGGGCCAGATCAGCGACAACGGACTGACCTGGACCTACCACATCAAGCCGGGGATGAAGCTCTCGGACGGCGAGCCGATCACCACCGCGCAGATCAAGTACGCGGTGGAGCGCAGCAACTTCGCCAAGGACGTGCTCGCCAACGGGCCGAGCTACTTCGCGCAGTACCTCGCGAACGCGTCGGGCTACCAGGGGCCGTACAAGGACAAGTCGCCGGGCGGGCTGTCCTCGATCGAGACCCCGGACGACACGACGATCGTGTTCCACCTGGCGCAGCCGTTCGCCGACTTCGACTACCTGGTGGCCAACCCGCAGACCGCGCCGGTCCCGCAGGGCAAGGACACCGGTGCGAACTACCAGACCGACCCGGTCGCCTCGGGCCCGTACATGTTCAAACCGGGCTCGTTCAACCCCAACACCGGGTTCTCGCTGGTGAAGAACCCGAACTGGAAGCAGGCCGACAGCCCCACGGTCAAGCAGTACGCCGACCAGATCAACATCACCTACAACATCTCCGGTGACGACCTGGACAACCGGCTGCTCAACGGATCGATGGACGTCGACGCCTACGGCACGGGCCTGCAGACCGCGGCACGGGCGAAGGTGCTGAACAACTCGACGCAGAAGAAGAACGCCGACGCCGCGCCGTCGGGCTTCCTGTGGTACTTCCCGATCAACACCCAGGTGATCCCCAACGTCGACTGCCGCAAGGCGATCGAGTACGCCTCGGACAAGACGCTGTTCCAGAACGCCTACGGCGGCGCCGAGGCCGGTGGCGACATCGCGAGCACGGTGCTGCCGCCGAGCGTGGTCGGCTACCAGCCCTTCGACCTCTACGAGACGGCCGCCCAGCCGACCGGCGACATCCCGAAGGCGAAGGACGAGCTGGCCAAGTGCGGTCAGCCGAACGGCTTCTCGTTCAACATCGCCGTGCGCGGGGACCGGCCCAAGGAGGTCCAGACCGCGCAGGCGCTGCAGCAGGCCCTGCAGAAGATCAACATCAAGACCGACATCCTGCAGTACCCGACCGGGGACTACGGCACCAGCTACGCCGGGTCGCCGCAGTTCATGAAGGACCACAACATCGGCATGAACACCTACGGGTGGGCCGCGGACTGGCCGGAGGGCTTCGGGTTCCTCTCGCAGATCGCCGACGGCCGCGCGATCCGCGCGGCGGGCAACTCGAACATGGAGATGCTCAACGACCCGCAGGTGAACAGCCTGCTGGACCAGGCGGCCGCGAGCACGGACGCGAACACCCGCAACGGCATCTACGCCCAGATCGACAAGATCATGATGAACCAGGCGGTCATCCTGCCCGAGCTGTACGCGAAGTCGCTGCTCTACCGCGGGCCGAACCTCACGAACGTGTTCGTGACCGAGGCCTTCGGTATGTACGACTACACGCAGATCGGCAAGAAGTCCTCGTAG
- a CDS encoding ABC transporter permease: MITFILRRLVSAVVLLIVVSIVTFGIFFVVPRLAGQTTDQLAANFVGKSPSTEVLHQIEARLGLDQPLYQQYWHFVKGVVAGEDYDTGTQIVHCNAPCFGYSFKSQLPVWPQMLDVLPVTLSLAIGAALIWVVTGVGIGVLSALRRGSWFDRAAMTTALAGVSLPVFFTALICLALFRDTIPIFPDAGTYIALTDDPGRWFWALVLPWVTLAFLYAALYARLTRAGMLETLGEDFIRTARAKGLPERTVVVKHGLRATLTPILTIFGLDLGLLLGGAVLTETAFSLPGLGHFAILAIQANDLPEIMGVTLLAGFFIVVANLVVDIGYAVVDPRVRYS, encoded by the coding sequence GTGATCACGTTCATTCTCCGCAGGCTGGTCTCGGCCGTGGTGTTGCTGATCGTGGTCAGCATCGTGACCTTCGGCATCTTCTTCGTGGTGCCGCGGCTCGCGGGGCAGACCACCGACCAGCTGGCCGCGAACTTCGTGGGCAAGAGCCCGAGCACCGAGGTGCTGCACCAGATCGAGGCCCGGCTCGGGCTGGACCAGCCGTTGTACCAGCAGTACTGGCATTTCGTGAAGGGCGTCGTCGCGGGCGAGGACTACGACACGGGCACGCAGATCGTGCACTGCAACGCGCCGTGCTTCGGCTACTCGTTCAAGAGCCAGCTGCCGGTGTGGCCGCAGATGCTCGACGTGCTGCCGGTGACGCTGTCGCTGGCGATCGGCGCGGCGCTCATCTGGGTGGTCACCGGGGTGGGCATCGGCGTGCTCTCCGCGCTGCGGCGGGGTTCCTGGTTCGACCGGGCGGCGATGACCACCGCACTGGCCGGGGTGTCGCTGCCGGTGTTCTTCACGGCCCTGATCTGCCTCGCCCTCTTCCGCGACACCATCCCGATCTTCCCCGACGCCGGCACCTACATCGCCCTCACCGACGACCCCGGCCGCTGGTTCTGGGCACTGGTGCTGCCGTGGGTCACCCTCGCGTTCCTCTACGCGGCGCTCTACGCACGGCTGACCAGGGCCGGCATGCTGGAAACGCTGGGCGAGGACTTCATCCGCACCGCGCGGGCGAAGGGACTGCCCGAGCGGACGGTCGTGGTCAAACACGGCCTGCGCGCCACGCTGACCCCGATCCTGACCATCTTCGGCCTCGACCTCGGCCTGCTGCTCGGCGGCGCGGTGCTCACCGAGACCGCGTTCTCGCTGCCGGGGCTGGGCCATTTCGCGATCCTGGCCATCCAGGCCAACGACCTGCCCGAGATCATGGGCGTGACGCTGCTGGCCGGGTTCTTCATCGTCGTGGCCAACCTGGTCGTGGACATCGGTTACGCCGTCGTCGACCCGAGGGTGCGGTACTCATGA
- a CDS encoding ABC transporter ATP-binding protein — MTNHFLELKDLRVHFPTADGLVRSVDGLSFSLERGRTLGIVGESGSGKSVTSLAIMGLHKGADITGEIWLDGQELVGAAPEEVRRLRGKRMAMIFQDPLSSLHPYYTIGQQIVEAYRLHNKVTRQVARKHAIDLLARVGIPQPRSRVDDYPHQFSGGMRQRAMIAMALSCDPELLIADEPTTALDVTVQAQILDLIRDLQQEFHSAVVIITHDLGVVAELADDILVMYAGRVAEYGPAVRLFDEPQHPYTWGLLGSMPRLDRARSDRLRPIPGTPPSLINLPPGCPFHPRCGYGGHNGGASETLVPELLDDGTGHRLACHLPPETRQRLWETEIRPNL; from the coding sequence ATGACCAACCATTTCCTGGAGCTGAAGGACCTGCGGGTGCACTTCCCCACCGCCGACGGGCTGGTGCGGTCGGTGGACGGGCTGTCGTTCTCCCTCGAACGCGGGCGCACGCTCGGCATCGTGGGCGAGTCCGGCTCGGGCAAGAGCGTGACGAGCCTGGCGATCATGGGGCTGCACAAGGGCGCGGACATCACCGGCGAGATCTGGCTCGACGGCCAGGAGCTCGTCGGGGCGGCGCCGGAGGAGGTGCGGCGGCTGCGCGGCAAGCGGATGGCGATGATCTTCCAGGACCCGCTGTCGTCGCTGCACCCGTACTACACCATCGGCCAGCAGATCGTCGAGGCGTACCGGCTGCACAACAAGGTGACCAGGCAGGTGGCCCGCAAGCACGCGATCGACCTGCTCGCCAGGGTGGGGATCCCGCAGCCGCGGTCGCGGGTGGACGACTACCCGCACCAGTTCTCCGGCGGGATGCGCCAGCGCGCGATGATCGCGATGGCGCTGTCCTGCGACCCGGAGCTGCTGATCGCGGACGAGCCGACGACCGCGCTGGACGTCACCGTGCAGGCGCAGATCCTCGACCTCATCCGGGACCTGCAGCAGGAGTTCCACTCGGCGGTCGTGATCATCACCCACGACCTCGGCGTCGTGGCCGAGCTCGCCGACGACATCCTGGTGATGTACGCGGGGCGGGTGGCCGAGTACGGCCCCGCGGTGCGGCTGTTCGACGAGCCGCAGCATCCCTACACGTGGGGGCTGCTCGGTTCGATGCCCCGCCTGGACCGCGCGCGCTCCGACCGGCTGCGGCCGATCCCGGGCACGCCGCCGAGCCTGATCAACCTGCCGCCGGGCTGCCCGTTCCACCCCCGCTGCGGCTACGGCGGGCACAACGGCGGGGCGAGCGAGACGCTCGTGCCGGAGCTGCTCGACGACGGCACCGGGCACCGGCTGGCCTGTCATCTGCCGCCGGAGACCCGGCAGCGGCTGTGGGAGACCGAGATCAGGCCGAACCTGTGA
- a CDS encoding ABC transporter ATP-binding protein, with protein MTETEAVAAPRPVRRETVLEVSGLRKHFPVRRGLLQRAIGSVKAVDGLDFTVGTGETLSLVGESGCGKTTTGRLLTRLLEPSDGRILFEDRDITHLSASAMRPLRRDVQMVFQDPYSSLNPRHTVGTIIGAAFKLQNMPTEHGVKRAVQELLELVGLSPEHYNRYPHEFSGGQRQRIGIARTLALRPKLIVADEPVSALDVSIQAQVINLLEDLQDELGLTYVMIAHDLSVVRHVSDRVAVMYLGKIVELADADSLYAAPHHPYTVALLSAVPVPDPKRRTKRTRIRLAGETPSPLSPPPACRFSTRCWKAQEVCRTQEPPLAELATGHRVACHFPENAPEPPSPA; from the coding sequence ATGACCGAGACCGAAGCCGTGGCCGCCCCCCGGCCCGTCCGGCGGGAGACCGTGCTGGAGGTGTCCGGGCTGCGGAAGCACTTCCCGGTCCGGCGCGGGCTGCTGCAGCGGGCGATCGGTTCGGTGAAGGCCGTCGACGGGCTCGACTTCACCGTCGGCACGGGCGAAACCCTCTCGCTGGTCGGCGAGTCCGGCTGCGGCAAGACCACCACGGGGCGGCTGCTGACCCGGCTGCTGGAGCCGAGCGACGGCCGGATCCTGTTCGAGGACAGGGACATCACGCACCTGTCGGCGAGTGCGATGCGGCCGCTGCGCCGGGACGTGCAGATGGTGTTCCAGGACCCGTACTCCTCGCTCAACCCGCGGCACACGGTGGGCACCATCATCGGGGCGGCGTTCAAGCTGCAGAACATGCCCACCGAGCACGGCGTGAAGCGGGCGGTGCAGGAGCTGCTGGAGCTGGTCGGGCTGAGCCCGGAGCACTACAACCGGTATCCGCACGAGTTCTCCGGCGGGCAGCGCCAGCGGATCGGCATCGCCAGGACGCTCGCGCTGCGCCCGAAGCTGATCGTGGCCGACGAGCCGGTGTCCGCACTCGACGTGTCCATCCAGGCGCAGGTGATCAACCTGCTGGAGGACCTGCAGGACGAGCTGGGCCTGACCTACGTGATGATCGCGCACGACCTGTCGGTGGTGCGGCACGTGTCCGACCGGGTCGCGGTGATGTACCTGGGGAAGATCGTGGAGCTGGCGGACGCGGACAGCCTCTACGCGGCGCCGCACCACCCCTACACGGTCGCGCTGCTGTCGGCGGTTCCGGTGCCGGACCCGAAACGCCGGACGAAGCGGACGCGGATCCGGCTGGCCGGCGAGACGCCGAGCCCGTTGTCGCCGCCGCCGGCCTGCCGGTTCAGCACGAGGTGCTGGAAGGCGCAGGAAGTCTGCCGGACGCAGGAGCCGCCGCTGGCGGAGCTGGCAACCGGGCACCGCGTGGCGTGCCACTTCCCGGAGAACGCACCGGAGCCGCCCTCTCCCGCTTAG
- the crcB gene encoding fluoride efflux transporter CrcB: MTVLLVALGAALGAPSRYLLDRTVQSRHDSVFPWGTLTVNVIGCFLLGLLTGLPAAPAVTALLGTGFCGALTTYSTFSYETLRLLRSKAWLLAGFNVVLSLVAGLGAAYLGVALAGAF, encoded by the coding sequence GTGACGGTGCTGCTCGTGGCACTGGGCGCCGCTCTCGGCGCGCCTTCGCGGTACCTGCTCGACCGTACGGTGCAGAGCCGGCACGACTCGGTGTTCCCGTGGGGCACCCTCACGGTCAACGTGATCGGCTGCTTCCTGCTGGGCCTGCTCACCGGGCTGCCCGCCGCGCCCGCGGTCACCGCCCTGCTGGGCACCGGCTTCTGCGGGGCGCTGACCACGTACTCGACGTTCAGCTACGAAACCCTGCGGCTGCTGCGGTCGAAGGCGTGGCTGCTGGCCGGGTTCAACGTCGTGCTCAGTCTGGTCGCCGGCCTCGGCGCGGCCTACCTCGGCGTGGCGCTGGCCGGGGCGTTCTGA
- a CDS encoding DUF190 domain-containing protein, producing the protein MKQHGSALRLTIFVGESDLWHHKPLCSEIVHRAHAAGLAGATVLRGTEGFGASNHIHTTRILSLSDDLPVVIVIVDEAAKVRAFLPQLDELVTEGLVILDDVEVFRYGGRS; encoded by the coding sequence GTGAAGCAGCACGGATCGGCGCTGCGCCTGACGATCTTCGTCGGGGAAAGCGACCTGTGGCACCACAAACCGCTCTGCAGCGAGATCGTGCACCGCGCGCACGCGGCCGGTCTCGCCGGGGCGACCGTGCTGCGGGGCACCGAGGGGTTCGGCGCCTCGAACCACATCCACACCACCCGGATCCTGTCGCTGTCCGACGACCTGCCGGTGGTGATCGTCATCGTCGACGAGGCGGCGAAGGTCCGCGCGTTCCTCCCGCAGCTGGACGAGCTGGTCACCGAGGGGCTGGTCATCCTCGACGACGTCGAGGTCTTCCGGTACGGCGGCCGCTCGTGA
- a CDS encoding fluoride efflux transporter FluC has product MVQDPVDPDISLAVPAQRRELREHPAAVLAAISLGGACGALARYRVGELLPHHGGQWAWSTWLINVSGCLCIGVLMALIDHRWPRQRLLRPFAGVGVLGGYTTFSTAAVDVVQLIGAHRPGPALLYLAATALAALVAVTLGSVATTAALTRGRKGGVS; this is encoded by the coding sequence ATGGTGCAGGACCCCGTCGATCCCGATATCTCGCTCGCCGTGCCCGCCCAGCGGCGCGAGCTGCGTGAGCACCCCGCCGCCGTCCTCGCCGCGATCTCCCTCGGCGGCGCGTGCGGCGCACTCGCCCGCTACCGGGTGGGCGAGCTGCTGCCGCACCACGGCGGGCAGTGGGCCTGGTCCACCTGGCTGATCAACGTGTCCGGCTGCCTGTGCATCGGCGTGCTCATGGCGCTCATCGACCACCGGTGGCCACGGCAGCGGCTGCTGCGCCCGTTCGCCGGCGTCGGCGTGCTCGGCGGCTACACCACGTTCTCCACCGCCGCCGTGGACGTCGTGCAGCTGATCGGCGCGCACCGGCCAGGGCCGGCGTTGCTGTACCTCGCGGCGACGGCGCTGGCCGCGCTCGTCGCGGTCACACTCGGCTCAGTCGCCACCACCGCCGCGCTGACCCGCGGCCGGAAGGGAGGGGTGTCGTGA